From a region of the Candidatus Pantoea bituminis genome:
- the coaD gene encoding pantetheine-phosphate adenylyltransferase codes for MSTKAIYPGTFDPITLGHLDIVTRAAQMFDHLVVAIAASPSKKPMFDLDERVELAQQVIAHLPNVEVVGFSDLMANFARAQQANVLVRGLRAVSDFEYEMQLAHMNRHLLPTLESVFLMPSEGFSFVSSSLVKEVARHGGDVTAFLPAPVHQALQAKLA; via the coding sequence ATGAGTACTAAAGCCATTTATCCCGGAACCTTTGATCCCATTACATTGGGGCATCTTGACATTGTGACGCGCGCAGCCCAGATGTTTGATCATCTTGTGGTGGCGATAGCGGCCAGCCCGAGTAAAAAGCCGATGTTTGACCTGGATGAGCGTGTAGAACTTGCTCAGCAAGTGATTGCGCACCTGCCTAACGTTGAAGTGGTTGGCTTCAGTGATTTAATGGCGAACTTTGCCCGCGCGCAGCAGGCTAATGTCCTGGTGCGTGGATTACGTGCAGTATCGGATTTTGAATATGAAATGCAGCTGGCGCATATGAATCGTCATTTGCTGCCTACGCTGGAAAGCGTGTTCCTGATGCCCTCTGAAGGCTTCTCCTTTGTCTCCTCTTCGCTAGTGAAAGAGGTGGCGCGCCACGGCGGCGATGTCACCGCCTTCCTTCCAGCGCCAGTACATCAGGCATTACAAGCTAAGCTAGCGTAG
- the waaA gene encoding lipid IV(A) 3-deoxy-D-manno-octulosonic acid transferase, producing MTTIYTALLYLIQPLIWLRLWLRGRKAPAYRKRWAERYGYCVGKVQPHGIVLHSVSVGETLAAVPLVRALRHRYPTLPITVTTMTPTGSERAQSAFGKDVHHVYLPYDLPGSINRFLDTVNPRLVIIMETELWPNIIRILHKRQIPLVIANARLSARSAKGYRKLGNFMRQLLQSITLIAAQTSEDGDRFVELGLKRAQLTITGSLKFDISVTPELAARAVTLRRQWAPRRPVWIATSTHEGEEAIVLDAHRRLLQTFPDLLLILVPRHPERFNDARELTQKRGFSFILRSSGEIPSGSTQVVIGDSMGELMLLYGIADLAFVGGSLVERGGHNPLEPAAHALPVLMGPHIWNFKDICSKLQEAQGLITVTDVISLEKEVANLLKDDDYRRYYGRHAVEVLHQNQGALQRLLQLLEPHLPPRAH from the coding sequence ATGACGACCATTTACACCGCATTGCTCTATCTTATTCAGCCACTGATTTGGCTGCGCCTGTGGCTGCGCGGTCGTAAAGCTCCGGCATACCGTAAACGCTGGGCCGAGCGTTACGGCTATTGTGTAGGCAAAGTTCAACCACATGGCATTGTGCTGCATTCGGTTTCCGTTGGAGAAACGTTAGCGGCCGTTCCGCTGGTGCGTGCTTTGCGCCATCGTTATCCGACGTTGCCCATTACTGTCACCACAATGACGCCAACCGGCTCCGAGCGCGCTCAGTCTGCGTTTGGTAAAGATGTGCATCACGTCTATCTCCCTTACGATCTGCCCGGCTCCATCAATCGTTTCCTTGATACGGTAAATCCAAGATTGGTTATCATCATGGAAACTGAGCTATGGCCGAATATCATTCGTATTCTGCATAAGCGACAAATTCCTTTGGTGATTGCTAACGCGCGTTTATCAGCGCGTTCGGCTAAAGGTTATCGCAAACTGGGCAATTTCATGCGTCAGTTACTGCAAAGCATTACGCTGATTGCGGCCCAGACCAGTGAAGATGGCGACCGTTTCGTTGAGCTAGGTTTGAAACGCGCCCAGCTAACGATTACCGGCAGCCTAAAATTTGATATCTCAGTAACGCCAGAACTGGCTGCTCGGGCAGTCACGCTGCGTCGGCAATGGGCGCCGCGTCGTCCAGTGTGGATCGCCACCAGCACCCATGAAGGTGAAGAAGCTATCGTGTTAGATGCTCATCGCCGATTGCTGCAAACTTTCCCCGACCTGTTATTGATTCTGGTGCCACGTCACCCTGAGCGTTTCAACGATGCACGTGAGCTGACGCAAAAGCGTGGTTTCAGCTTTATTTTACGCAGCAGCGGTGAAATCCCTTCCGGTTCGACTCAAGTGGTCATCGGCGATTCAATGGGTGAATTAATGCTGCTTTATGGCATTGCTGATCTGGCATTTGTGGGCGGCAGCTTGGTAGAACGTGGCGGCCATAACCCGCTAGAACCCGCAGCACATGCTCTTCCTGTGCTGATGGGCCCGCATATCTGGAACTTCAAAGATATCTGCAGTAAATTGCAGGAAGCACAAGGTTTAATCACCGTCACTGATGTGATCTCTCTGGAAAAAGAGGTCGCTAATTTACTGAAGGATGATGATTATCGCCGCTATTACGGCCGCCATGCCGTAGAGGTGCTGCATCAAAATCAAGGTGCTTTGCAGCGTCTGCTACAGTTACTCGAACCTCATTTACCGCCACGGGCCCATTAA
- a CDS encoding O-antigen ligase family protein — MNSTTEDKLRWIFNSSLIIVCFSILFTFYDLKFARIAFFITSYLTIIGLCFRKFTLTKSEKLFISALFLLGLSKVLWFAIEYIGQDDFDIYNSYLASGKRLMIAAVIALFFLGHKRFLTPKNIKSIKYGLLISFITASVVGIWQVMHNIPRVDFFQSRATGAAYMYSALASAVIFIFLQDAQRRFHYFSIFVIFIVAYLVLFATGTRNTMVSFPVTLLLIGLLKFRHLGWKSFVLTLCTITLLIGASYTKVIKPRIDATYQEYQIFEQSQGNDMGSLTTRLAMWKVGIQCFSSNFFGMSQQERKQWFQNYVDNTQRDKSSLAYVDVHLHNEVIETASLQGILGVIVLLFYYFINIMVSWRYHNPALLSVMILILITGLTDVIFISRDQTIFFPVIMLLTILWQGERKRLNKSL, encoded by the coding sequence TTGAATTCGACAACTGAAGATAAATTAAGATGGATTTTTAATTCATCACTTATTATTGTTTGTTTTTCTATATTATTTACATTTTATGATTTAAAATTTGCTCGCATTGCGTTCTTTATCACATCTTATTTGACGATTATTGGGCTTTGTTTCAGAAAGTTCACATTAACCAAGTCTGAGAAATTATTTATTTCAGCGCTTTTCCTATTGGGATTGAGCAAAGTTTTATGGTTTGCCATCGAATACATCGGTCAAGACGACTTCGATATCTACAATTCTTATCTGGCAAGCGGGAAAAGACTAATGATTGCTGCGGTAATCGCACTTTTCTTCCTTGGACATAAAAGGTTTTTAACGCCAAAAAATATTAAAAGCATAAAATATGGATTGCTCATTTCCTTTATAACTGCTTCGGTCGTTGGGATTTGGCAGGTCATGCACAATATCCCCCGCGTTGATTTCTTCCAAAGCAGGGCAACAGGTGCTGCTTATATGTATAGTGCGCTGGCTTCTGCTGTTATTTTCATTTTCTTGCAAGATGCTCAACGTCGCTTTCACTATTTTTCAATATTCGTGATTTTTATTGTTGCGTACTTAGTTTTGTTCGCAACCGGCACTCGAAATACGATGGTGAGTTTTCCCGTCACTTTATTGCTCATTGGTTTACTTAAATTCCGTCATTTAGGTTGGAAAAGCTTCGTACTGACATTATGCACCATCACGCTATTGATTGGCGCAAGTTATACTAAAGTTATTAAGCCTCGTATTGATGCAACCTATCAGGAATATCAAATTTTTGAGCAATCTCAGGGCAATGATATGGGTTCACTGACAACACGTCTCGCCATGTGGAAAGTGGGTATTCAGTGTTTTTCTTCCAATTTTTTTGGTATGAGCCAGCAGGAACGCAAACAATGGTTTCAAAATTACGTCGATAATACCCAACGTGATAAATCTTCTCTCGCTTATGTAGATGTGCACCTTCATAACGAAGTGATTGAAACGGCAAGTCTACAAGGCATATTAGGCGTAATCGTTTTATTATTTTATTATTTTATTAACATCATGGTGAGTTGGCGCTACCACAATCCGGCGCTTTTATCTGTAATGATACTTATTCTTATTACTGGATTGACTGATGTGATCTTTATAAGTCGCGATCAAACGATATTTTTCCCAGTTATCATGCTTCTGACTATACTTTGGCAGGGTGAAAGGAAGCGATTGAATAAATCGCTTTAA
- a CDS encoding glycosyltransferase family 2 protein, with protein sequence MPTRQRLSVVMIAKNEAELLPACLASVDWADEIIVLDSGSADNSVEIAREAGAEVFHADSWPGYGKQRQRAQSYASHEMILMIDADERVTPELRNAIEQVLMTPPSNTVYSLCRSNLFLGRFMRHSGWYPDRVMRLYPRTLTYNDNLVHESLNTQGAPVQVLKGDLQHLTCRDLIAFQRKQLAYAEAWAKERFQRGKRCGLFSIFSHTLGAFIKTLLLRAGFLDGKQGWILAMVNAQYTFNKYAALWALGHAKAKGRI encoded by the coding sequence ATGCCAACACGCCAACGTCTTTCGGTGGTGATGATCGCCAAGAACGAAGCGGAGCTGTTGCCGGCTTGCCTTGCCTCCGTTGACTGGGCCGATGAGATTATCGTGCTAGATTCTGGCAGTGCCGATAATAGCGTTGAAATTGCGCGCGAAGCGGGCGCTGAAGTGTTTCACGCTGACAGCTGGCCAGGCTACGGCAAACAGCGTCAACGTGCGCAAAGTTACGCCAGCCACGAAATGATTTTGATGATCGATGCTGATGAGCGCGTGACGCCTGAATTACGCAACGCCATTGAGCAAGTATTAATGACGCCGCCCAGCAACACTGTTTACAGCCTGTGCCGTAGTAACCTGTTTCTGGGCCGTTTTATGCGTCACAGCGGCTGGTATCCCGATCGCGTAATGCGCCTTTATCCCCGCACGCTCACTTATAACGATAATCTGGTGCATGAATCACTCAATACCCAAGGCGCGCCAGTTCAGGTATTGAAAGGCGATCTACAGCACCTAACCTGCCGTGACTTAATCGCTTTCCAGCGCAAACAGCTTGCCTATGCTGAAGCCTGGGCAAAAGAACGCTTTCAGCGCGGCAAGCGTTGCGGGCTGTTCTCCATTTTTAGCCATACGCTGGGCGCATTTATTAAAACGCTGCTGCTACGCGCCGGTTTTCTCGATGGCAAACAAGGCTGGATACTCGCGATGGTCAACGCGCAGTATACATTCAACAAATACGCAGCGCTTTGGGCGCTCGGTCATGCCAAGGCAAAAGGGCGCATATGA
- the rfaC gene encoding lipopolysaccharide heptosyltransferase RfaC, translated as MHVLIVKTSSMGDVLHTLPALTDAMHAIPGIRFDWAVEENFAQIPGWHPAVDKVLPVAIRRWRKHWFGSQQREERVLFKRELQSRQYDIVIDAQGLIKSAALVTRLSKGVKHGQDSRSAREPFASWWYDIRHEVSKKQHAVERTRELFAKSLGYEKPQTQGDYAIAGHFSTIATEDAAPYLIFLHATTRDNKHWPEDHWRGLIELVQPMGLRVKLPWGAEHEHQRAQRLAEGFEYVEVLPKLSLEAVAQQLAGACAVVSVDTGLSHLTAALDRPNITLYGPTDPGLIGGYGKNQYSMKAEDNNLNSIISRDVFAKLTSILNKIR; from the coding sequence ATGCACGTCCTGATTGTTAAAACCTCTTCAATGGGCGATGTGTTGCACACATTGCCCGCGCTAACGGATGCGATGCACGCCATTCCTGGCATTCGTTTCGATTGGGCGGTGGAAGAGAACTTTGCTCAGATTCCAGGCTGGCATCCAGCGGTAGATAAAGTGCTGCCGGTGGCAATTCGCCGCTGGCGTAAACACTGGTTTGGGAGTCAACAGCGTGAAGAGCGCGTGTTGTTCAAGCGAGAATTGCAGTCACGTCAGTACGATATTGTGATTGATGCACAAGGGCTGATTAAAAGTGCTGCGCTGGTTACACGCCTGTCAAAAGGTGTAAAACATGGTCAGGATAGTCGCAGCGCGCGTGAACCTTTCGCCAGCTGGTGGTACGACATACGCCATGAAGTGAGTAAGAAGCAGCACGCTGTTGAGCGTACGCGAGAACTTTTTGCTAAAAGTCTTGGTTACGAAAAGCCACAGACGCAGGGCGATTATGCTATTGCCGGTCATTTCTCGACGATCGCGACAGAAGATGCCGCTCCTTATTTAATCTTTCTGCATGCCACCACACGTGATAATAAACACTGGCCGGAAGATCACTGGCGTGGATTGATTGAGCTGGTTCAGCCAATGGGTTTACGCGTGAAATTGCCTTGGGGCGCCGAGCATGAACATCAGCGGGCACAGCGTTTGGCGGAAGGATTCGAGTATGTTGAAGTCTTACCGAAGCTATCGCTGGAAGCCGTAGCGCAACAGCTGGCTGGCGCGTGTGCAGTGGTATCCGTAGATACCGGTTTAAGTCATCTTACCGCTGCGCTTGATCGCCCTAATATCACTTTATATGGCCCAACCGATCCGGGGTTAATTGGTGGTTATGGCAAGAATCAATACAGCATGAAGGCTGAGGATAATAATCTTAACTCAATTATTAGCCGTGACGTTTTTGCCAAACTAACGTCAATTCTTAACAAGATAAGATAA
- the tdh gene encoding L-threonine 3-dehydrogenase yields MKALAKLKKEPGIWMVTDAPIPEPGHNDLLIKIRKTAICGTDVHIYNWDDWSQKTIPVPMITGHEYVGEVVAIGQEVKGFTIGDRVSGEGHITCGHCRNCRAGRTHLCRNTVGVGVNRQGCFAEYLVIPAYNAFKIPENISDELAAIFDPFGNAVHTALSFDLVGEDVLISGAGPIGIMAAAVCRHVGARNVVITDINDYRLELARNMGVTRAVNVAQEDLHDVMHSLGMTEGFDVGLEMSGAPPAFRSLLEVMNHGGRIALLGIPPGEMAIDWNQVIFKGLFIKGIYGREMFETWYKMAALIQSGLDLTPIITHRYHIDDFQQGFDEMRSGRSGKVILNWD; encoded by the coding sequence ATGAAAGCACTCGCTAAACTGAAAAAAGAGCCCGGTATTTGGATGGTGACGGATGCGCCGATTCCTGAGCCAGGTCATAACGATCTGCTGATCAAAATTCGTAAAACGGCTATTTGCGGCACCGATGTACACATCTACAACTGGGACGACTGGTCACAGAAAACCATTCCGGTCCCGATGATTACCGGCCACGAATATGTGGGTGAAGTCGTTGCTATTGGTCAGGAAGTGAAAGGCTTCACTATTGGCGATCGTGTTTCAGGCGAAGGGCATATTACCTGCGGCCATTGCCGCAATTGTCGCGCCGGACGTACGCATTTATGCCGCAATACCGTCGGTGTTGGCGTAAACCGCCAGGGCTGTTTTGCCGAGTATTTGGTGATTCCTGCGTATAACGCCTTCAAAATTCCTGAAAACATCTCTGACGAATTAGCAGCGATATTTGATCCTTTTGGTAACGCAGTGCATACCGCGCTCTCCTTTGATCTGGTTGGTGAAGATGTTTTGATCAGTGGTGCCGGGCCAATTGGTATTATGGCCGCAGCCGTTTGCCGCCATGTGGGTGCGCGCAATGTGGTGATCACCGATATTAATGATTATCGGCTTGAGCTGGCCCGCAACATGGGCGTAACGCGAGCAGTTAACGTGGCACAGGAAGATCTCCATGATGTGATGCACTCGCTGGGCATGACGGAAGGTTTCGACGTCGGATTAGAGATGTCAGGTGCGCCGCCCGCTTTCCGCAGTTTGCTAGAAGTGATGAACCACGGCGGACGCATTGCGCTGTTAGGCATTCCGCCCGGTGAAATGGCTATCGACTGGAATCAGGTGATTTTCAAAGGATTATTCATCAAGGGTATTTATGGCCGCGAGATGTTTGAAACCTGGTACAAAATGGCCGCGCTGATTCAGTCAGGACTCGATCTCACCCCGATCATTACGCATCGCTATCACATTGATGATTTCCAACAGGGCTTTGATGAAATGCGCTCAGGACGCTCAGGAAAAGTCATCCTGAACTGGGATTAA
- a CDS encoding glycosyltransferase — protein MRILMIIDGLPGGGAEKVVLTLSECMQQMGHDVSLYSLAEVCAYKLPEGVAYKVVTQHSKAPWRKLTELSRRAKKLDQVLSKDEAANGKFDLIISNLHKTDRIVARCKAIDPARLWYCIHGVLSSTYLGHRKGLNYTLKRNKMAKIYQGKNITAVSQAVLDDLIDVMGVTPAKTAVINNPFDSATLRQRASEPCDLAGTDYIINVARIHPQKRQDRLLHAFAKSGLPCKLVLLGTGTEERIQAAKSLAEALNIADRVLFLGFKENPFPYIKHARMMVLSSDSEGFGNVIVESLMCGTPVISTRCPGGPEEILVKAGMADLLTPIDAQALADKMVEIYHHLPHINESSLEHYDVKKITQQYTELA, from the coding sequence ATGCGCATTTTGATGATCATTGATGGCTTGCCTGGCGGCGGCGCTGAAAAAGTCGTACTGACCCTAAGCGAGTGTATGCAGCAGATGGGCCATGACGTCAGCCTCTATTCTTTAGCCGAGGTTTGCGCATATAAACTCCCCGAAGGCGTAGCCTATAAAGTGGTGACGCAACACAGCAAGGCGCCATGGCGTAAGCTCACTGAGCTGTCTCGTCGAGCCAAAAAGCTGGACCAGGTGCTAAGCAAGGACGAAGCCGCCAACGGTAAGTTTGACCTGATTATCTCCAATCTACATAAAACCGATCGCATCGTTGCGCGCTGTAAAGCTATCGATCCCGCTCGACTGTGGTATTGCATTCATGGCGTTCTCTCATCAACTTATCTTGGGCACCGCAAGGGCCTGAATTACACGTTGAAAAGAAACAAGATGGCGAAAATTTATCAGGGCAAAAATATCACTGCTGTTTCCCAGGCGGTACTTGATGATCTGATTGACGTGATGGGCGTAACACCCGCCAAAACAGCGGTCATTAACAATCCTTTTGACAGCGCTACGCTTCGCCAGCGGGCCAGTGAACCGTGTGATTTGGCCGGTACCGATTACATCATCAACGTGGCACGCATCCACCCGCAAAAACGACAAGATCGCCTTCTCCACGCATTTGCTAAGTCAGGCCTGCCATGCAAACTGGTTTTACTGGGAACCGGCACCGAAGAGCGTATTCAGGCAGCCAAAAGCTTGGCTGAAGCGTTAAACATTGCCGATCGCGTGTTGTTCTTAGGCTTCAAGGAAAACCCTTTTCCTTATATTAAACATGCCCGCATGATGGTTCTGAGCTCGGACAGTGAAGGATTTGGCAATGTGATTGTGGAATCACTGATGTGCGGAACGCCAGTGATCAGTACTCGCTGTCCCGGTGGTCCCGAAGAGATTTTGGTTAAAGCGGGCATGGCTGATTTATTGACGCCAATTGATGCGCAGGCTTTGGCGGACAAGATGGTGGAGATTTACCACCATTTGCCGCATATCAATGAATCTTCTTTGGAACATTACGACGTCAAAAAAATCACTCAGCAGTATACCGAGTTGGCCTGA
- a CDS encoding glycosyltransferase family 4 protein — protein MSKLRLAIVRQKYRPDGGAERFISRALEALGSEQLDLNIITRSWQGTPNPDWHLHICNPAKLGRVSRERGFAQAARACWEREKFDIVQSHERIAGCDIFRAGDGVHRVWLEQRARIVSPMQRLSAKLSPYHRYALQAEAEMFNSPTLKAVICNSDMVKRDILRCFSLNADKIHVIHNAIDAERFQPATEATRHATRQHLKLPDSATVLIYVGSGFERKGLKAAIEALAKSDRYLIVVGQDKQLQRYQQLANRFNCLDRLRFVGVQQDVQPFYHAADGLLLPTLYDPFPNVVLEAMACGLPVITSTGCGGAEFITAGQEGFVCDALDINALSEAIQTIPALSVDSSMGEAARRRIEPYGPQRLARSLTSLYQQVLKTN, from the coding sequence ATGAGTAAGTTACGTCTGGCCATTGTGCGCCAGAAATACCGTCCCGATGGCGGTGCCGAACGCTTTATATCGCGCGCGTTGGAAGCGTTGGGCAGCGAGCAGCTGGACCTGAACATTATTACGCGTAGCTGGCAAGGTACGCCTAATCCTGACTGGCATTTGCACATCTGCAACCCGGCCAAACTGGGTCGAGTTTCACGTGAACGTGGTTTTGCTCAAGCAGCTCGAGCCTGCTGGGAACGAGAGAAGTTTGATATCGTACAGAGCCACGAGCGCATTGCTGGCTGTGATATTTTTCGTGCCGGTGACGGCGTGCATCGCGTCTGGCTTGAGCAACGCGCGCGCATCGTGTCGCCCATGCAGCGCTTGAGCGCCAAACTGAGCCCTTACCACCGCTACGCATTGCAGGCAGAAGCGGAGATGTTTAATTCTCCAACGCTCAAAGCCGTTATCTGCAATTCAGACATGGTAAAGCGCGATATCTTGCGCTGCTTCTCACTGAATGCCGATAAAATTCACGTTATTCATAACGCGATTGATGCTGAGCGCTTTCAGCCTGCCACCGAAGCGACTCGACACGCTACACGTCAGCATCTCAAGCTGCCGGACAGCGCTACAGTCCTGATTTATGTCGGTTCCGGTTTTGAGCGTAAAGGCTTAAAAGCCGCTATAGAGGCGTTGGCAAAGAGCGATCGCTATCTGATTGTGGTAGGACAAGACAAGCAATTGCAGCGTTATCAACAACTGGCGAATCGCTTTAACTGCCTGGACCGCCTGCGCTTTGTCGGCGTACAACAGGATGTGCAACCCTTCTATCACGCTGCCGATGGCCTGCTACTGCCAACACTCTACGATCCTTTCCCAAATGTTGTGCTGGAAGCAATGGCTTGCGGCTTACCGGTGATCACCAGCACCGGCTGCGGTGGAGCAGAATTTATCACGGCTGGTCAAGAAGGCTTCGTCTGTGATGCTTTGGATATCAACGCATTAAGTGAAGCCATTCAGACTATTCCTGCACTTTCAGTGGATTCAAGCATGGGTGAAGCTGCACGCCGCAGAATTGAACCTTATGGGCCACAAAGGCTGGCTCGCTCCTTAACATCACTCTATCAGCAGGTGTTAAAGACCAACTGA
- the rfaD gene encoding ADP-glyceromanno-heptose 6-epimerase, with product MIIVTGGAGMIGSNIVKALNDRGHTDILVVDNLKDGTKFANLVDLDISDYMDKEEFLISLMAGDDLGPIEAIFHEGACSATTEWDGKYMMDNNYQYSKELLHFCLEREIPFLYASSAATYGGRNENFIEERQYEQPLNVYGYSKMLFDHYVRQILPEANSPVCGFRYFNVYGPREGHKGSMASVAFHLNTQISNDENPKLFEGSDGFKRDFIHVDDVAAVNLWCWENGVSGIYNCGTGRAESFQEVADAVLKFHEKGQIEYIPFPEKLKGRYQAYTQADLTNLRATGYDKPFKTVAQGVAEYMVWLNRNA from the coding sequence ATGATTATCGTAACTGGCGGCGCAGGAATGATTGGCAGCAACATCGTCAAGGCGCTGAACGATCGCGGTCACACCGACATTTTGGTGGTGGATAATCTGAAAGACGGCACCAAATTTGCGAATCTGGTCGATTTGGATATCAGCGATTACATGGACAAAGAAGAGTTTCTGATTAGCCTGATGGCTGGTGATGATCTCGGTCCAATCGAAGCGATATTCCATGAAGGTGCCTGCTCTGCCACCACCGAATGGGATGGCAAATACATGATGGATAATAACTATCAGTATTCGAAAGAGCTGCTGCACTTCTGCCTTGAGCGTGAAATCCCGTTTCTTTATGCCTCATCTGCTGCGACTTACGGCGGACGCAACGAAAACTTTATTGAAGAGCGTCAATATGAGCAGCCACTGAACGTTTATGGCTACTCAAAAATGTTGTTCGATCACTACGTGCGTCAGATTCTGCCAGAAGCTAATTCGCCTGTTTGTGGATTCCGTTATTTCAACGTGTATGGCCCGCGTGAAGGGCACAAAGGCAGCATGGCCAGCGTAGCTTTCCATCTTAATACGCAGATCAGCAACGATGAAAATCCAAAACTGTTTGAAGGCAGCGATGGCTTCAAACGCGATTTCATTCACGTTGATGATGTTGCCGCTGTGAACCTGTGGTGTTGGGAGAATGGCGTTTCGGGAATCTATAACTGTGGTACTGGTCGTGCTGAATCTTTCCAGGAAGTGGCTGATGCTGTGCTGAAATTCCATGAAAAAGGTCAGATTGAGTACATTCCGTTCCCGGAAAAACTCAAAGGACGTTATCAGGCCTACACACAAGCCGATCTCACTAATCTGCGCGCGACAGGCTATGACAAACCGTTTAAAACCGTGGCGCAAGGTGTGGCTGAATACATGGTTTGGCTGAACCGTAACGCGTAA
- a CDS encoding glycosyltransferase family 2 protein: protein MKKKILSVVVTAHNLQNYIMQNMESVFHSLADKISHCEIIMIDDASTDQTSVLLQDVASKNNHCFYYRTEFKNIGKVRNFAVSLCNGKYITMVDGDDLLYSNALAQLVSFIEQNEFDILVTPLQEVRGMPPALSGWKWQSPKKLESDVAIREFLVHKKFQGHFIGKIIKKTLLEAYPFPEFTCYEDIALLPTLLSKSEKTLYNEAPFYLYIKYAHSLSNKLTCAKVNLRAQALTIMDAELGDKWRYLTASHIIQLLYKHNDQLSDANRNRMNDILCKTPLFKFFISPLIKLSIKKIYYFEVQIIIPSS, encoded by the coding sequence ATGAAGAAAAAGATTTTGTCTGTTGTGGTAACAGCTCATAATTTGCAAAATTATATCATGCAAAATATGGAGAGTGTTTTCCATTCATTAGCCGATAAAATTTCACATTGTGAAATTATCATGATCGATGATGCTTCAACCGATCAGACAAGCGTGCTTTTGCAAGATGTCGCCAGTAAAAATAACCATTGCTTTTATTACAGGACAGAATTTAAAAACATCGGTAAAGTGAGAAACTTTGCTGTCAGTCTCTGTAATGGTAAATATATTACCATGGTTGATGGTGATGACCTTTTATACAGCAACGCTCTCGCCCAATTAGTTTCTTTTATTGAGCAGAATGAATTTGATATATTGGTAACTCCATTGCAAGAAGTCCGAGGAATGCCCCCTGCGCTTTCTGGTTGGAAATGGCAGTCGCCCAAAAAACTTGAATCCGATGTCGCTATTCGCGAATTTTTGGTGCACAAGAAATTCCAAGGTCATTTTATTGGAAAAATAATAAAGAAAACGCTGCTAGAGGCTTATCCTTTCCCCGAATTCACTTGTTATGAAGATATTGCTCTTCTTCCGACTTTGCTCAGTAAATCAGAAAAAACTCTCTATAATGAAGCACCTTTTTATCTCTATATTAAATATGCGCATAGCCTATCTAATAAATTAACCTGTGCGAAGGTGAATTTAAGGGCGCAAGCATTGACCATAATGGATGCTGAGCTTGGGGATAAGTGGCGTTATTTAACCGCCTCTCACATTATACAATTACTGTATAAGCACAATGATCAATTGTCTGATGCAAACAGAAATAGAATGAATGATATATTATGCAAGACGCCATTATTTAAGTTTTTTATCAGCCCGTTAATTAAATTGAGTATCAAAAAAATATATTATTTTGAAGTGCAAATAATTATCCCCAGCTCATAA